The window ATATATGAACGTTATCATGTATACTAACACATATGGTAGAATTAGGGAGTCAACATGCTGATATAGAAATGTATGCTTCAGTAGCACAGCAAGGTATTATACTGTACACTCCCAGGTTACAGTACAGACATCTATATACATGTCTATAGCTAAATATAACGTGTAATATGTAGACTAGCGAATGATACAGGAAAAACGTTCAGTTACAACAAGAAATGTACACACATGTTAAACTAATGATCTAGTCATTATTGTCAGAACATTGGCTGTGGGAAATATCAACAGAACATCCACAGATAAGTGTCTATGCTAGGCAGGGCCAGCGACAGGCCGGGATTACTGGCCCGGGCCCGCCCAGTCAGGGGCACTACAGTTTCCACTCTGTGCAGGCAAGctgggccctcccctttcctggctgccgaccccctctcttccctcgtacaggactacagggccctccccttccctcagcactgcccatctgtccctccctccccaggcTTCCGCAGGCCTGATGGGCTCTGCCTTGTATTGGACGTGCTGCTCCAGCAGGACCTTCCAAGGGCCCCAGGTAAGCCCACATGCCCCAGGCCCAACTTATATAACCCTCCCAGacaccttacccccccccccccccaagaggggagagggcttatttgtgtgtgtgtttggggagggggcttattgtgtgtctgtgtgtgtcactgtgttcgTGTCActttgtgtgggtgtgtcactgtgtgtgtctctgtgtgcgcgtaTATCGGGGAGGGAGGTAAttgagggtggggaggggagaaaaagacatgggggtgggagaggtggggttgtgagagaggggggaaggaaagggagacgggggagtgtaagaggggggtgagagtgaggaggtgtgtgagaagggggggtgtaagagaacAGGGGTGTGTTCTCGCAAGACTGCCGACATGTGGGTGGGGGCCCTGGTGGAAACATTAGTCtagggccccgggaaagctgtctgcagccctgtTGCTAAGCAACATTTAAAATGGTGTAAGGTAGCATGGATGGGATGCAATGgtaaaaagagacaaaaaaaaatattctgaaaGGCCAATGAACCAAACTCAAACAAAGGGTAGTTCTAGAACACAACACTAAAgcattgttatatactgtattagtaAGGAATATGATGGAGAAAATGTATCTGTAGTGTAAGTTGAGAGGTTTGGTGGGAAGCACTCAAGGGTTTAATCGCTATGGCTCATGAGACCCACATATCCCACCTTGAAATCCACCCATTAGTAAATAGTTCCTTTATGAActataaggggagggggggatttgtAGCTGAACAACTGAGACGCCATATTGTCTGTATTCACACTAACTGAATAAGCTAAATGCTAGCACCCAAATAGTCAACACAGAATTAGCAGAGAAAAGGCAAAGAAATGCAGTTTTCTGGTTATCTAGACGGTGCAAGGTCATTAATACAAGAGGCAACAGAATTTAAGGAGTAGAAATAACGAGACACAGCTTATCTATAGACAGGAATGAGGTATAGTGGGGCCCTCTGCCATCTACAAACAAGTTTCTTTCCTAATTATTATTAGGGAGTTTGTCAGAATAGCGATTGATGGTCCGAGTAGATATATCACAAGGATGTCTGGAGATAAACTATAGGGTGACATTTTTCTACTATGAAAATCTAAGACTAGAGATAACAGTTATAAAGATGAaaatgcaggcttataacgctttgatcaaagggtttaactgaatgacccttattcaagaaaatatataagtatttcactgtgtatttttgtcatattggatgtagcattgggcttttctgtcttttgatgATTTCTTACTGGTCTATTAATATTAATTGCTATGGCTGATCATGAGAAAGATGCCACATTGGTTACAAGAAGGTATAAGCGTTTTATCCTGTGTGCATTGAACCTAGAACTACAAAGAACTTGAACGGATACCATCATGACTGTAGTTCTCCGCTTATAACGAAGAAATACCTGTGCAAGACTTATGTAGATGGCCATCTGTCTCTGGCTAAATTAATACTGGAACAAAATAATATGATCCATGGACTAAGGTAGAAAAATACCTATTTTCATTGGTGAACCAGCCAGACCTATTTTCCCGTTCCTACACCAGGACCAAAACCTTGATGTGCAAATAAACCTGCTTAAAAAAGAGCCATGAGAGTGCTGCCTGTTTTTCCCTTGTGAAAGAAAAAAGAatctaaacatatactaagcgctcaacctatttacATAGCAACATAACAACAACCATAAATAACAGTCAATGTGAAAATTGTGAAATTTATAAACCCTAAATAAAAGGATAAACCAATAATGCAAGGGAACCCCACAAACAACCAAGAGTGAATGGGAGGGTGGCTGCCTAAGGATAAATAACAAGCCTATCCACAAGGCTATAGACAAATTGGCAAACAATAGAGAAAGAGTCCTTGGCGCAATACCAGGTATGAAAACCTGATGTATGAAAGTTCCCAATTCTCTGAATGAGGGAGCAGTTCGTGGATCTCACAGATGGTCTTTCAGAGATTCTTTGCTGGTAAGTTTGTATCTGTAAACAAAACAAAaggaccattgcgcagtactctcTGATAAAAACATCacacccacacagctgctaactacttacttaaaagtagatagtcaagggccttgaaaggtatctttagcttgTGCTCCGGTGAGTAGGACTGGATAGCTGTGTGTCTTCAGATGGTATTGGCCCTCTCCACATGGATCAATCACAGTCGCGAAATATGCATAAAAATGGTAGAAAatgccaatggtatgataccataatacaatttaataaaacaatagggATCAACAGCAAATAAACTCACATGCTACACGACCCTATGAACGGATTACAAAGTGCCGTCCGCAGGCATGAGAAGATGCTGCGCGGTGTATAGAGAGGCTAGGTCCTGCGTCTGCCTCCTCCTcgcggccgcgactcggagcgctaGGTCCACCTCCGATGATGTCACTATTACACCGCCGCTTTCCTCAGCCGGCTCCCGCACGCAGTATCACGTCCAGCTAAGCTCCACCCTATGCGCGTTTCGTGActactgacgtcacttcttcaggggttatggAGTGGTGGTGAATGTATGCGCTATTTAAGCACATAGGAATCTAGTCACGAGGCCCTCATTGGACGATTCAATCTTAAAGGGACCGGCTAACTATACAGCAATTAAAACAACAAGGATACAGGTGGGGATTGAGACATAAGACTATGCCAAGATCCAAACCCCCCTTATGAACAGTGTATAATGATCATACAATCTGCACCTTGCTTAAAAAAATAcagaatacatataaacacaaaaaaaataaaattgcataATTCACAACActaacaacttaaaaaaaaatagtcagTAATGAATCTAATTTCAAGTTAGTGTAAGTTACTGGAGTGatggtcgcgtcacgtgagcagtctagccaatgagggcgaaccgctcacgtgaagtCATGGGCTCGACTCCCAAtgtctcctgcctgcagtgcaggtttcgggTGGCGCATCGCCCTGAGGCAGCGTGCGCCCCCTGTCACTGCTGGTATAATCAAAGCCTTATTGGCTTTCTGAACAGGAGCAGATGGAATTAGGGTAAACAAAACACTTGCTTGAACAacccttccccattcagaggccactTAAGAAATGCAATTTGAAATACATTTCCACAGAAACAGACCTATATTTGCTTTTAGCACAGTTAGATTTGTGTAGGAAACCCGCTTTTTGACCAGCTTTGCAGGATTGCACCTTTAACGAGTATCATATTACTATGAAAGGTTTTTCTAAATTCACTGCATGTTAAAGGCCTCTCTCTTGTGGGTTTTTTTGTGTCGACCTAAATTTGAGTTGCAAATATATCTTTTACCGCAGTCATTGCATTGAAACGGCttttctcctgtgtgtgttctcttgtgcaGAACAAGATGTGCGCTGCAGGTGAAGCCCTTCCCGCACTCGCCGCACACATATGGCTTCTCTCCGGTATGTATTCTCTTGTGCATAATAAAGTTGGAGCAGTAAGTGAACTTTTTTCCACACTCTCCGCATGCATACGGCCTCactcctgtgtgtgttctctggtGCTTCACAAGTTCTGACCTGCTCCTGAATGCTTTCTCACACTCACTGCATCCATAgggtttctctcctgtgtgtttTCGTTGATGTAAAACAAGCAGATACTTGAAAGGAAAAATTATCTTGCATTCAGCACACACATGCGGTGTCTTCCTTGTGCGGGAATCCAGGTGTAGATGGAGTGGTAAGCTCTGAGTGAAGTTACTCACACACTCAGTGCAAACATACAGCATCTCTCCTCTGTGAGCTCCCCGGCACTTAAATAGATTGCGGCTGTAAgcaaagcttttcccacacaccaGGCATGCATATTGTTTCTCTTCCTCGTGTGCCATATGGAGTTTAACTGAAGTGGAGTTCTTCAGTAAGCGTTGCCCACATTCAATACTTGAAGTAGGATTCAGATCTGTTATGTCAGTTGTCAGCGGAGGATTTGGTACGATTCTATAGCTGCCTCCATGGTGAATCTCGGTTTCCCTTGTGCAATCTGGTGAGTGAGGAGGTGAGAGAACTTCTTCGCTGATGTTCATGAACTCAAAATCTGCcgggaaaaaaaaatctttttaatagACCTGCCAGTCTCTTATAATAATTTTGGTTCACATTACCCATACTGGTCGGCCATCTATAACAATTTACTcttactattaaaaaaaaagttagaatGCTGAATACTTTAAAAAGGAAGCTGCACCCAAACAGATTAAGTGCCCTCATTGGCCCAAATTCCATAAAGGGTGCTATGCCTCAGCacaagggtgtgcaaactgggggcgcgagattatctgcggggggcatggggtttacaaaggccctgctcgcttcctgaaggcacttaaattaagtgcaggggaagcggcgaaggcctctgtaaacttcacttaaCTTGGTtcaggcggcttctggagacatgtcgccgcggggtcatgtgacgtcacgttgccatagcaacatgacgcCCAGAACGCCGGAACCAAGGTAAAGGGGaggcgcacagagagggggacagccagcaggggggcgcaggagaaaaagattgcgctcccctgccttagcACACCATAACCCCCATTCATTTTAACTGCGTCTTTTGTTTCTTTGAAAATCAAGTACAAATGAAATTACTTTGGGGCCTCTGAATAGGGGAATGTTTGTCAATCACCTGCTTCCCCTACTCTTATCACACCCTGTTCTTATCAAAGGGCTAAGAAGGGGAAATTGTAGGGAGGGggctgcctgtgcaaactcttgttgaacacaccgTGAAATCAGACAAAAGGTAGCAGACCGACAAACGCAACCCCATTCCAAGTCTCGGCTCCCTGTGTGAGATGCGCCAAAACATCGCAACCTTTAACAAATAACCGCTAAAAAACTGGaaattattattatgattttTTAAAAAGGTTTATGGAAGTATtgagtgttaaaaaaaattatcaAAGAAGTTACTATGTTGCTATATTAGTGATGTCATTAATGTGACATCAGTTTCATTTCATACACTCCCTATAAAACAGGAAGGGATAATGTAAGTAAATTACATAGCAGCAGAGATCCATAATACATCATTACTAGAGGAAGACTCCATACAAAAGCCTTCTCTTGCGGCTATGAAATGGTCCTTGTGGGAAGAGAGACCAAACAATGACATCACAGGAGGTGACTTTTggacagcagagagatgcagaacactgaacacgatcacacacagagggggggtgcATAAAGTCAGGGCCGGCTTGTAGTTTTCCGGGAATCAGTGTAGGGGCTTTCGTGGCGCCTCTTACCTGGTTGGGCGGGCCTTTCTCTCCCTCAGATGTCGCAACGCTATGTGACATCCTGTTGCAATGACGGGACGATGTAGGAGGAAATGCCGGAAGATGCCGCCGGACCACGTAAGAGATACTTAGGCCTCGCACTCTCCCTCGACAATCAGTTTatttgttgtggggaagagagtggggcctctgtatgtgcggggctcggtgcagaggCGCAGAGGGAACCGCCATCAAGCCAGCCCAGCATGAAGTCCAATACATGGTCTGATGTATTCCAGTTATTGTATTATTTACCAATTTATTGATATTTTAAATGCATATAGTTCAGTATAGttcactgcagacaggcggcgcgctgacaggcacagaccgcgatatgcggtctgtagggtgcgggaggggggcgggaggcgtggtttgagcggagggacccgccactccccccccctcgatCCCTCCAtgggctcggtctcccgggctacaggagggagctgctgcgggctgctggaaggtatgcagctcccgctccctccccccacatgctgatatacacacacagacgctgatatatatacacacacacacgctgatatatatacacacacacgctgatatatatacacacacacacgcaccaccccctaccttgtgtaggaagctgtctgacagcttcCGATAGGCTCATCATcgcaccacgtgacgtgtcaccgctcgggatcacaattttcttgcatcccctggcggctaaCGCATCACAGTGCGTactgagccgtgcagcgaggggggactgggaccggctcgggaggattcccctgctggtggggaacgctcgtgaggccgcccgcgccgccgggcgcaacGGGTCCCAGTGGGTCCCAGCCCGTAGGATAGTAATGTTTAGATGCTTGTAAACACGATGGAGTCCCTTTCTCTTCTGATTTTATGTTGAACACGAAGAAGAGACAAGACAAGTCTCTGAGTGTATTGGATACCAAGTATCTTGTGAGTGCATATTGTTACAACAGACGAcagggaagcccaatgctacatccaacatgacagaaatacacagtaaaatacttatatattctcttgaaatagggtcatttagtttaaccctttggccaaagcgttgtaagcttgcgagccacgtcaaggcagacacccgttcgcaagtcctaacactactagataaaatactaatatacctctattaggattaaaattctcatttacttccattaggagggagaaagaccacagtgggtctatatccagcagaatgaggcacttgcaaactagggaagtggggaggggcgggcttaaaacctgggaaggaggagccactaacctccaccagctggaacagctgagaatgggttaacaaaacacagacccccagcaagctctttttgggaacccctgagcccccacaaaatatatatatgtatatatgtcaaaatggagtgctattgagcgtggcatatgtatacaacagacgacagggaagcccaatgctacatccaacatgacagaaatacacagtaaaatacttatatattctcttgcaTATTGTTACCATTTAAAATCTTGattcaatatataataataataataatagcatgttcttgtaaagcgctggctagttgtacgcagcactttacagagacattttgcaggctgaggtccctgccccttggagcttacaatctattttttggcgcctgaggcacagggagataaagtgacttgcccaaggtcacaaggagtctacaccgggaattgaaccagactcccctgcttcaaaatctcagtgccagtcagtgtctttactcactgagccgctcattCTCCCCATACAAGATATCAAACATACTAcgctgtgttttttatttttattttttacttcttCGGTTTATTTCTTCCAAGCAATGCACCTTGGAGGTTGTTTTTAATCAGTTCTCTATAAACAAATGCTGTAATCATGCTGGTACCATAGACCCAGACTTAGAGGTTAGAAGACCATagagatacagatgcagccaccagtatctcatgacttgccttggaaaatctggggcaatctccaagtaaactgcaacatttctgtgagatttctacagacagactaatggcccatcggattaacacagtgggagtcCCTGAAGGTCccaatcaaactgaatgggactgcagggacccctgctgcgttaatctgatgggccattagtctggctgcagaatgtcacagaaatgttgcagcatttactgtgagatagccacagtattttcccaggcaagtcatCAAAAtatggtggctgcatctgtatgttcaccatcccagggccgccaacagggggggacagctggTACTGCTGTCCAGGGCCCCCGCCAGTCAAGGGGCCCAGCATCCCTGCCGGCAAGCCTACACTCTCTGCAAGCAATCCCGACCCTCCCTTTTCTTGGCTGCCAGGCCAGGGAGCCTTTCCTAGCTGCTACTTCCCTGCTGCAGGACAGAAGTGCCCTCTCCTTTGCTCAGCCCCACCCATCTGTTCCTCCCTTCTCCAGCTTCTTTGCCGGGCCTCTGCGGGCTTGCTGGGCTCTGCCTTGTgctggccatgctgctccagcaggcccATCCAAGGGCCCCAGGTAAGCCCACATGTCCCACTTATAccaccctcccaggcaccttacccaccccaagaaATAGTTCATGTTTCTGCATAATATACCATAATATATCCCAACACCATCTTGACATCACAGTTGTCTCCCTTGCTATGCTAAAATATCTATGTCAGCAGCTCTCAAAATAGCATTCAGCTGCCACTTACCATCTTTTTAGCACAGTGAAAGTACTGTAATAATGAATGCTCTGCTGTAATTTAAAGTTCTAGTAGCCATACTGGGCCAGGAGAAAGCTAGATTCATAACCGGCGGTGATACCTTTTAGGGAACCATCATTAGGGTTCTTGAGAGATGCAATTATAGTGTACATAGTTTTCTAaacctcataggtctcttcttcaaATGTTGGTCTCCTAAAACACATAACTTCCTATTGATACTTTACTAAAATGTAACAAACCCAAGACTCCTAATAAACACTTGTATTAAAAATTAATAATCCTAAAACACCATGGAATTAGAGTTCTGCTAATTGAGATTCCCTCATGACTGAAACATAGGAAACATATCTCCTTACCCAGTGTGCTGAAGGTCTGGTGGCTTCCCATCATGGCATCCTTGTAGACCCCCTTGTGTCCTTCTAAATACTCCAACTCTTCCATGGAGAAATAGACAGCAACATCATCACACTTTATGGGAACCTGAAACCCAGAGAATCCATACATTCAATTTATGGGCACAGTAAACTTTTTTTTCCTCTATAGGAAACACATACCTATAAATTCAAGTTTGATAGGAGAACTGCATTGGTCTTGCAGTCAAGATAAAGAAACGTATGGAATAACTATTCATTGTCCATCACTTCAATGTCTTCATTGTTTTTGGGATCCAAAGTGTGATGTACTGTAGGAAAGAAGAAGC is drawn from Ascaphus truei isolate aAscTru1 chromosome 7, aAscTru1.hap1, whole genome shotgun sequence and contains these coding sequences:
- the LOC142498859 gene encoding uncharacterized protein LOC142498859 — protein: MGNSDKKQMMERILEHALKIICLLTGQDCVVVKKHSKPALHITALSVSETLCKSQNPIEEHPTDSLIHEANEDTMLMTKKIVEEASKIMHLLTGEVPIKCDDVAVYFSMEELEYLEGHKGVYKDAMMGSHQTFSTLDFEFMNISEEVLSPPHSPDCTRETEIHHGGSYRIVPNPPLTTDITDLNPTSSIECGQRLLKNSTSVKLHMAHEEEKQYACLVCGKSFAYSRNLFKCRGAHRGEMLYVCTECVSNFTQSLPLHLHLDSRTRKTPHVCAECKIIFPFKYLLVLHQRKHTGEKPYGCSECEKAFRSRSELVKHQRTHTGVRPYACGECGKKFTYCSNFIMHKRIHTGEKPYVCGECGKGFTCSAHLVLHKRTHTGEKPFQCNDCGKRYICNSNLGRHKKTHKREAFNMQ